The following are from one region of the Thermus amyloliquefaciens genome:
- a CDS encoding class I SAM-dependent methyltransferase, protein MFDEDYLYFYETFLHDERNEKEAELIARLLDLGPGADVLDVPCGHGRIAVRLARRGCRVTGLDASPLFLERARQAAAAAGVGVEWVHGDMRALPFGRDFDAVVNWFTSFGYFDDEENRRVLAEFRRVLRPGGRLLIETVHRDRILRSLPPGEPVRFDVVRRGDDLMIDRTGYEPLTGRVQTDRTIVRDGRVRRFAYGLRLYTPVELRDELLRAGFARVELLGDEGGPLTLDSRRLLAVAQA, encoded by the coding sequence GTGTTCGACGAGGATTACCTGTACTTCTACGAGACCTTCTTGCACGACGAGCGCAACGAGAAGGAGGCCGAGCTCATCGCCCGGCTCCTCGACCTCGGTCCGGGGGCGGATGTGCTGGATGTGCCTTGCGGGCACGGCCGCATCGCCGTGCGCCTGGCGCGCCGAGGCTGCCGCGTGACCGGCCTCGACGCCAGCCCGCTGTTCCTGGAGCGGGCCCGCCAGGCCGCGGCGGCCGCGGGCGTCGGCGTCGAGTGGGTCCACGGCGACATGCGGGCCCTGCCGTTCGGGCGAGACTTCGACGCCGTGGTCAACTGGTTCACCTCCTTCGGCTACTTCGACGACGAGGAGAACCGCCGCGTGCTGGCGGAGTTCCGGCGCGTGCTGCGGCCCGGCGGCCGGCTGCTGATCGAGACGGTCCACCGCGACCGGATCCTGCGCAGCCTGCCGCCCGGCGAGCCGGTGCGCTTCGACGTGGTCCGCCGGGGCGACGACCTGATGATCGACCGCACCGGGTACGAACCGCTCACCGGGCGCGTGCAGACCGACCGCACCATCGTCCGGGACGGGCGTGTGCGCCGGTTCGCGTACGGGCTGCGGCTGTATACGCCGGTGGAGCTGCGGGACGAGCTGCTGCGGGCCGGGTTCGCCCGCGTCGAGCTGCTGGGCGACGAGGGCGGACCACTCACGCTCGACAGCCGGCGGCTGCTCGCCGTCGCGCAGGCGTGA
- a CDS encoding DUF7718 family protein, whose protein sequence is MKGFDREEYLEEYGPVRLRTTFYRRGTRMGDWGVQLEWEDPEEGWVWVARYDSAGGKPHRDRNRIAQHEALPLPPDPAEALKAAQEDLRAHLEEYIEAYRAAKAQGRQGW, encoded by the coding sequence ATGAAGGGCTTCGACCGGGAGGAGTACCTGGAGGAGTACGGCCCCGTGCGCTTGCGCACCACCTTCTACCGCCGGGGAACTCGGATGGGGGACTGGGGGGTGCAGCTGGAGTGGGAGGACCCCGAGGAGGGCTGGGTCTGGGTGGCCCGGTACGACAGCGCAGGGGGAAAGCCCCATCGAGACCGGAACCGTATCGCCCAGCACGAGGCCCTGCCCTTGCCCCCAGATCCCGCCGAGGCCCTGAAAGCGGCCCAGGAGGACCTGCGGGCCCACCTGGAGGAGTACATTGAGGCGTATCGGGCCGCGAAGGCCCAGGGGAGGCAAGGATGGTGA
- a CDS encoding DUF5647 family protein, which produces MVSLPEAAKRAMQAGAEVSRFLYAHPEITARLPQSYRLVVLLLDDPEALGWALGQGKAAEGPVIYALVREGRVEGLLTPEGPVALGRAA; this is translated from the coding sequence ATGGTGAGCTTACCGGAGGCCGCCAAGCGGGCCATGCAGGCGGGGGCAGAGGTGTCCCGCTTCCTCTACGCCCACCCTGAGATCACGGCCCGCTTGCCCCAAAGCTACCGCCTGGTGGTCCTTCTCCTGGACGATCCCGAGGCCCTGGGCTGGGCCTTGGGCCAAGGGAAGGCGGCGGAAGGACCTGTGATCTATGCCCTGGTCCGGGAGGGTCGGGTGGAAGGCCTCCTGACCCCAGAGGGACCGGTGGCCTTGGGGCGGGCGGCCTAG
- a CDS encoding DUF2442 domain-containing protein, producing the protein MWPEVVEVCPLEGLSLWLRFSDGREGVVDLSGLPLLGILERLKDPAFFHQVGVDPETGTAAWPGGIDLDPLVLLGALGP; encoded by the coding sequence GTGTGGCCCGAAGTGGTGGAGGTCTGCCCCCTGGAGGGCCTCTCCCTCTGGCTCCGCTTCTCCGACGGGAGGGAAGGGGTGGTTGACCTGAGCGGCTTGCCCCTCCTCGGGATCCTGGAAAGGCTCAAGGACCCTGCCTTCTTCCACCAGGTGGGGGTCGACCCGGAGACGGGCACGGCGGCCTGGCCCGGGGGGATCGACCTGGACCCCCTGGTCCTCTTGGGGGCCCTTGGCCCCTAA